In Leptodesmis sichuanensis A121, the following are encoded in one genomic region:
- a CDS encoding PAS domain S-box protein: MRVQLMSMQIPRPENESARLDALRQYQILDTEPDAAFDDLTALAAQICGTPIALISLIDEHRQWFKSKVGLTINETLRDQAFCAFAVLRPEEMLIVADALADDRFAHNPLVTGEPYIRFYAGAPLTTSTGYSLGTLCVIDRVPRQLSHEQLQALATLSRQVVSQLELRQSLARVSQITEEYRQAKLQLQGTTALQQAILDSANYTIISTTVDGTILTFNRAAEQWLGYSAAEVVGKTTPVLIHDQAEIVARSQALSQELGEPIAPGFATFVAKARRGLLDEQEWTYIRKDGSRFPVLLSITALWDQQGRLTGFLGIGSDITERQQTEAALRESEERFHQAFENAAIGMALVSLEGHWLQVNRSLCDMLGYSEQDLLNTTFQAVTHPDDLAAILNSKS; encoded by the coding sequence ATGAGGGTACAGTTGATGTCCATGCAAATCCCCCGACCTGAGAATGAATCTGCCCGACTGGATGCTTTGCGTCAGTATCAGATTTTAGATACGGAACCAGATGCCGCATTTGATGATTTGACGGCATTAGCGGCTCAGATCTGTGGCACCCCGATCGCCCTCATCAGTCTGATTGATGAACATCGCCAGTGGTTCAAGTCAAAAGTTGGGTTGACAATTAATGAAACGCTGCGAGATCAAGCCTTTTGTGCTTTTGCTGTGTTACGTCCTGAGGAAATGCTGATTGTTGCAGATGCGCTGGCAGACGATCGGTTTGCCCACAATCCGCTGGTCACGGGAGAACCCTACATCCGCTTCTATGCAGGCGCACCCCTGACAACCTCGACTGGCTATAGTTTGGGGACGCTATGTGTGATCGATCGGGTGCCCCGACAACTGAGCCATGAGCAACTCCAGGCTCTAGCCACCTTAAGTCGCCAGGTCGTTTCCCAATTGGAACTCCGGCAAAGTCTGGCGCGGGTGAGCCAAATCACTGAGGAGTACAGACAGGCCAAATTGCAGTTACAGGGCACCACGGCTCTGCAACAGGCCATTTTGGATAGTGCCAACTACACGATTATTTCTACAACCGTGGATGGCACCATTCTTACATTCAATCGGGCGGCAGAGCAGTGGTTGGGTTACTCAGCCGCAGAAGTAGTTGGCAAAACTACTCCGGTGCTGATTCATGATCAGGCCGAAATTGTGGCGCGATCGCAAGCTCTCTCCCAAGAACTGGGAGAACCGATCGCACCGGGATTTGCAACCTTTGTGGCAAAAGCACGGCGGGGACTGCTAGATGAACAGGAATGGACCTACATTCGCAAGGATGGTTCCCGCTTCCCCGTCCTGCTTTCCATTACCGCTTTGTGGGATCAGCAGGGAAGGCTGACGGGTTTTTTGGGAATTGGCAGCGATATTACTGAACGCCAGCAAACGGAAGCCGCCTTGCGAGAAAGTGAAGAACGGTTCCATCAAGCATTTGAAAATGCGGCGATCGGCATGGCCCTGGTCTCGCTGGAAGGACACTGGCTCCAGGTTAACCGCTCTCTCTGCGACATGCTGGGCTACTCGGAACAGGACTTGCTGAATACAACCTTTCAGGCCGTCACCCATCCCGATGATCTGGCAGCAATTCTAAATTCAAAAAGCTAA
- the dtd gene encoding D-aminoacyl-tRNA deacylase encodes MKVVIQRVLSSQVVVDGQIVGKIARGLNLLVGISNTDTEAELEWMARKCLELRLFPAAEGGRFDCSVQDIKGELLVISQFTLYGDCRKGRRPSFDRAAAPEVAQALYEKFVEKLRTSGLKVETGIFGAMMQVSIENDGPVTLVIENYEL; translated from the coding sequence ATGAAAGTAGTGATTCAACGAGTTCTGTCTTCCCAAGTGGTTGTAGATGGACAAATCGTGGGCAAAATTGCACGGGGATTAAACCTGCTGGTCGGCATCTCGAACACGGACACAGAAGCAGAACTGGAGTGGATGGCCCGTAAATGCCTGGAATTAAGACTCTTTCCTGCGGCGGAAGGGGGACGATTTGATTGCTCGGTGCAAGACATCAAGGGCGAACTGCTGGTGATCAGTCAATTCACCCTCTATGGCGATTGCCGCAAAGGTCGTCGTCCCTCCTTCGATCGCGCCGCTGCCCCGGAAGTTGCTCAAGCCCTCTATGAAAAATTCGTCGAGAAACTGCGAACCAGCGGCCTCAAAGTAGAAACAGGTATCTTTGGGGCCATGATGCAAGTGTCGATCGAAAACGATGGCCCAGTAACTTTGGTAATTGAGAATTATGAATTATGA
- a CDS encoding response regulator → MFFLSKSEFGIADDLETDLDYMQQLLTGKIRAYQLEKRYLHQSGTIVWGRLSGSVVRDAQGQLLYFVAQIEDITEAKQAEIALRESEKRSQLFAEVTLKIRQSLQLEDILQTTVTEVQQFLQADRVVLFQLAPDGSGVVVQEALVPGYQPTLGQSFDDPCFQEGYLYQYQQGRIATIADIQQYEGESCYIEFLQQLQVRASLVVPIFIREQLWGLLIAHQRQARSWAEFEIDLLRQLADQIGIALAQAQLLSQEIQQREELARSQEALQNLSAALESAVEGIAQFDREGRYIHVNPAYAAMVGYTPEELIGKDWQRTVHPDDLETMMAAYQRMLADGKVEVEARGIRKDGTIFDKQLFMITAYNPQQEFIGHYCFMKDVSDRREVERLKDEFISIVSHELRTPLTSISGALDLLAHGVLQSKPEQAQRMLNIAANNADRLVRLINDILDIERIESGKVTMTLQVCDAADLMNQSVEAMQDLADRSGITLSAAPLSVPVWADCDRIIQVFTNLISNAIKFSEAGSTVWLKAELAIGERGSGIRDQGLGIGEAGHSSLEDTGQRTKANLEFKIQNLEFPYLLFSISDQGRGIPADKLESIFERFQQVDASDSRQKGGTGLGLAICRTIVQLHHGRIWVESSPGRGSTFFFTLPLAPSDNKVDSAVNSELAFTRPVPRPSPLAPLVLVCDDDASVRMVVTALLEQQGYRVVTAASGREAISQASHAAPDVILLNILMPDMNGWETLAVLKQHPNTQSIPVIILSGLFPDQQPLPEEISDWVVKPPNQRRLVQALEQALAKQPQGIKVLVIEDDRDLAQVLLTLFSRHGIPAFYAATGEEALRLSPQVLPDLVLLDLGLPGTDGFAVVDWLRHHNRLCQVPLVVYTAQDLNQHDRDRLKLGDTLFFTKGRISPQEFERRMVDLLNRITAAGDRSGCD, encoded by the coding sequence TTGTTCTTCCTGTCAAAATCTGAATTTGGAATTGCTGATGATCTGGAAACCGATCTCGATTATATGCAGCAGTTGTTAACGGGTAAAATCCGGGCTTACCAGCTAGAGAAACGGTACTTGCATCAGTCTGGAACGATCGTCTGGGGCCGATTAAGTGGTTCTGTAGTTCGCGATGCTCAAGGTCAGTTGCTCTACTTCGTGGCCCAGATTGAAGATATTACAGAAGCCAAGCAAGCTGAAATCGCGTTGCGGGAAAGCGAAAAGCGATCGCAACTATTCGCAGAAGTGACCCTGAAAATTCGCCAATCTCTACAACTGGAAGATATCCTGCAAACGACAGTGACTGAAGTTCAGCAATTTCTGCAGGCCGATCGCGTCGTACTTTTTCAACTTGCGCCCGATGGTTCTGGAGTCGTGGTACAAGAAGCACTGGTGCCCGGTTATCAACCAACCCTGGGGCAAAGTTTTGATGATCCCTGTTTTCAGGAGGGCTATCTGTACCAGTATCAACAGGGACGAATTGCCACGATCGCCGACATCCAACAGTATGAAGGAGAATCCTGCTACATCGAATTTCTACAACAACTCCAGGTCAGAGCCAGTCTGGTTGTGCCCATTTTCATTCGAGAGCAACTTTGGGGTTTACTGATTGCTCACCAGCGGCAGGCGCGTTCCTGGGCAGAATTTGAAATTGACCTGTTGCGGCAACTGGCGGATCAGATTGGCATTGCTCTCGCTCAAGCTCAATTACTCAGTCAGGAAATTCAGCAGCGGGAGGAACTGGCTCGTTCTCAAGAAGCCCTGCAAAATCTCAGTGCCGCCCTGGAAAGTGCGGTCGAAGGCATTGCTCAGTTCGATCGCGAGGGCCGTTACATTCATGTCAATCCGGCCTATGCTGCGATGGTGGGCTATACCCCAGAAGAACTGATTGGCAAGGATTGGCAGCGAACGGTACATCCTGACGACCTGGAAACAATGATGGCGGCCTATCAACGTATGTTAGCGGACGGCAAAGTAGAGGTGGAAGCCAGAGGGATTCGCAAAGATGGCACGATTTTTGACAAGCAATTGTTCATGATCACAGCCTACAATCCGCAGCAGGAATTCATTGGCCACTACTGCTTCATGAAAGATGTAAGCGATCGCCGCGAAGTAGAACGGCTCAAAGATGAATTCATCTCCATCGTCAGCCACGAACTCCGCACCCCCCTGACCTCGATTTCCGGCGCACTGGATCTGCTGGCTCATGGGGTATTGCAGTCCAAACCGGAGCAGGCCCAGCGGATGCTCAATATTGCCGCCAATAATGCCGATCGCCTGGTGCGGCTGATCAATGACATTCTCGACATTGAACGCATCGAGTCTGGCAAAGTCACCATGACCCTGCAAGTCTGCGATGCCGCTGATCTGATGAATCAATCCGTGGAAGCCATGCAAGACTTGGCCGATCGCTCCGGAATCACCCTCTCCGCCGCCCCCCTCTCTGTTCCCGTCTGGGCCGACTGCGATCGTATCATCCAGGTCTTCACCAACCTGATCAGTAATGCCATTAAGTTTTCTGAAGCGGGCAGTACGGTCTGGTTGAAAGCGGAATTGGCGATCGGGGAGCGGGGATCAGGGATCAGGGATCAGGGATTGGGGATCGGGGAAGCAGGTCATTCGTCATTAGAGGATACAGGACAAAGGACAAAAGCCAATTTAGAATTCAAAATTCAAAATTTAGAATTTCCTTACCTCCTCTTTTCCATCAGCGATCAGGGGCGCGGCATTCCTGCCGACAAGCTGGAATCCATCTTCGAGCGGTTTCAACAGGTGGATGCTTCTGATTCGCGGCAAAAAGGCGGAACCGGTTTAGGGCTGGCCATTTGCCGGACGATCGTGCAACTGCATCATGGTCGCATTTGGGTCGAAAGTTCACCTGGAAGGGGTAGCACCTTCTTCTTTACCCTCCCGCTTGCCCCATCAGACAATAAGGTTGATTCAGCAGTCAATTCCGAACTGGCTTTTACCCGTCCCGTCCCTCGCCCCTCGCCCCTTGCCCCCCTAGTCTTAGTGTGTGATGACGATGCTTCCGTGCGGATGGTGGTGACGGCTCTGTTAGAACAACAGGGATATCGGGTGGTGACGGCGGCCTCTGGACGGGAGGCGATCTCCCAGGCCAGCCATGCGGCACCGGATGTGATTTTGCTCAATATTTTGATGCCGGATATGAATGGTTGGGAAACACTGGCCGTCCTGAAGCAGCACCCCAATACTCAAAGTATCCCGGTGATTATTTTGAGTGGATTGTTTCCGGATCAGCAACCCCTACCGGAAGAGATTAGTGATTGGGTAGTCAAGCCTCCCAATCAGCGGCGACTCGTACAAGCGCTAGAACAGGCTTTAGCCAAGCAGCCCCAAGGGATTAAAGTCCTGGTGATTGAGGACGATCGCGATCTGGCTCAGGTACTGCTAACCCTGTTTTCCCGGCATGGCATTCCAGCCTTTTATGCTGCCACCGGGGAAGAAGCTCTGCGGCTCAGTCCCCAGGTGCTGCCTGATCTGGTCTTGCTGGATCTGGGCTTGCCTGGAACGGATGGGTTTGCGGTGGTGGATTGGTTACGTCACCATAATCGCTTGTGTCAGGTGCCCCTGGTGGTTTACACGGCTCAGGATCTGAATCAACACGATCGCGATCGCCTGAAGTTGGGAGATACCCTGTTTTTCACCAAGGGGCGCATCTCCCCGCAGGAATTTGAACGTCGAATGGTAGACTTGCTCAACCGGATCACTGCAGCAGGGGACAGGTCGGGTTGTGACTAA
- a CDS encoding Mo-dependent nitrogenase C-terminal domain-containing protein, whose protein sequence is MNHASLNHQRSFVLQPMQHWLESIEIRNPWMARSLCKLIPARCPFERKITLFNHTVLYIPPLCKLNPFYDQLVELRFKSLTYLADQCGEDITLYC, encoded by the coding sequence ATGAATCATGCTTCCCTGAACCACCAACGTTCCTTTGTTCTCCAACCAATGCAGCACTGGTTGGAGTCCATCGAAATTCGCAATCCCTGGATGGCGCGATCGCTCTGCAAGCTCATCCCAGCCCGTTGTCCGTTTGAACGCAAAATCACCCTGTTTAACCACACTGTTCTCTACATTCCCCCTTTGTGCAAACTTAATCCTTTCTATGACCAACTGGTAGAACTGCGCTTTAAGTCGCTGACGTACCTGGCAGATCAGTGTGGAGAGGACATAACACTCTATTGCTAG
- a CDS encoding LabA-like NYN domain-containing protein codes for MPISAPRSHDRGRVAIFVDGSNLFYAAMQLGIEIDYTKLLCYLTQGSQLLRAFFYTGIDRVNDKQQGFLLWMRRNGYRVVTKDLVQLPDGSKKANLDVEIAVDMMTLADHYDTAVLVSGDGDLAYAVNAVSYRGARIEVVSLRSMTSDSLINVADQYTDVADLKPYIQKVSRTNYTYHPL; via the coding sequence ATGCCAATTTCTGCCCCAAGATCCCACGATCGCGGTCGGGTTGCCATTTTTGTGGATGGATCCAATCTGTTTTATGCCGCTATGCAACTGGGCATTGAAATTGATTACACCAAGTTGCTGTGTTATCTCACCCAGGGTAGCCAACTGTTACGAGCCTTCTTCTACACCGGCATCGATCGCGTCAATGATAAACAACAGGGTTTTCTCCTGTGGATGCGGCGGAATGGTTATCGAGTTGTTACCAAAGATCTGGTGCAACTTCCCGATGGCTCGAAAAAGGCCAACCTGGATGTGGAAATTGCGGTGGATATGATGACGCTGGCCGACCACTACGATACAGCAGTATTAGTTAGTGGGGATGGGGATCTGGCCTATGCCGTGAATGCCGTATCTTACCGGGGGGCACGGATTGAAGTGGTGAGTTTGCGATCGATGACCAGTGATAGCTTGATCAATGTAGCCGACCAATATACCGATGTGGCTGACCTGAAACCTTATATTCAAAAAGTTTCCCGCACCAACTACACTTACCACCCCCTCTAA
- a CDS encoding class I SAM-dependent methyltransferase, with product MATILRDLSYRYQWLYDSISWLAALSVGGEDRFRRLALEGLEIQPETQVLDLCCGSGQATQILVQRSHHVTGLDASPFSIQRAQRNVPQAQYVEAFAESMPFPDQHFDLVHTSAALHEMQPEQLQQILREVYRVLKPGGIFCLVDFHAPSNPLFLPGVYLFLYLFETETAWKLLETDLGEGLKAIGFQINRSQLYAGGSLQVIQAQKP from the coding sequence ATGGCAACCATTCTCAGAGATTTAAGCTATCGCTATCAGTGGCTGTACGACAGCATTTCCTGGCTGGCTGCTCTCAGTGTTGGGGGAGAGGACCGTTTCCGGCGACTGGCCTTAGAAGGGCTGGAAATTCAACCAGAAACACAGGTGCTGGATCTGTGCTGTGGCAGTGGACAGGCAACTCAGATTCTGGTGCAGCGATCGCACCACGTCACAGGACTGGATGCCTCCCCCTTTTCAATTCAACGGGCACAGCGAAATGTTCCACAAGCGCAGTATGTGGAAGCATTTGCAGAATCGATGCCATTCCCAGACCAGCACTTCGATCTGGTTCATACCAGTGCCGCCTTACACGAGATGCAACCGGAGCAACTACAACAGATTCTGCGAGAGGTTTATCGGGTTTTAAAACCAGGAGGAATATTTTGTCTGGTAGACTTTCATGCTCCCAGTAATCCCCTGTTTTTACCCGGAGTGTACCTATTTCTTTACCTGTTTGAAACGGAAACCGCCTGGAAGTTGTTAGAGACAGATTTAGGTGAGGGGTTAAAGGCGATCGGCTTCCAAATCAACCGTTCTCAACTCTACGCTGGAGGCAGTCTACAAGTCATTCAAGCCCAAAAACCTTAG
- a CDS encoding ABC transporter ATP-binding protein, which produces MKVELKHISKSFGPVQANEDVSLLVQAGTIHGLLGENGAGKSTLVKVLSGFISRDRGEVLLDGQPVEIRTPADAIRVGVGMLHQDPLDFPPLSVLDNFMAGRPGSFFFNRQKAIQEFKQLSFQFNFNLDIHRKVSELTVGERQQLEILRLLSLGVQTLILDEPTTGISASQKTALFAAMKQLAAEGKSIIFVSHKLEDVEELCNEVTVLRQGKVMGNLPIPVPDSQLIDLMFGRELAPPLKPATRRDEIALQLTDVVIASDRLTIAIDQLTVYQGEVMGLAGLEGSGQELLLLLCAGLLKASQGQIRIDGRDMTHQPYKDYLKLGVGYSPADRLQDGLVRSLTIQEHVALRTPKRRLFVDWKDALARTQQAIALFNIRGKATTPVERLSGGNQQRTQLALLPVPLNLLLMEHPTRGLDIESTLWVWQQLIARCEGGTAILFISSDLDEIMQYSDRVIVFSGGRLSQPMDVTQLTVEKLGQLIGGRFNDSVQSGSVHA; this is translated from the coding sequence ATGAAAGTAGAACTGAAACATATCTCCAAATCCTTTGGTCCGGTACAGGCCAATGAGGATGTGTCTTTACTGGTGCAGGCGGGAACGATTCATGGACTGTTGGGGGAAAATGGTGCAGGCAAAAGTACGCTGGTGAAGGTGCTGAGTGGGTTTATTTCCCGCGATCGGGGCGAGGTGTTGCTGGATGGGCAGCCTGTAGAAATTCGCACGCCTGCCGATGCGATCCGGGTGGGAGTCGGCATGCTGCACCAGGATCCGCTCGATTTCCCGCCTTTATCGGTACTAGACAACTTTATGGCAGGACGACCCGGCAGCTTTTTTTTCAATCGCCAAAAAGCGATTCAGGAATTTAAGCAACTGTCGTTCCAGTTCAACTTTAATCTGGACATTCATCGCAAAGTTAGTGAGTTGACCGTGGGCGAACGGCAGCAGTTAGAAATTCTCCGGCTGCTGTCTCTGGGGGTGCAAACGCTGATTCTGGATGAACCCACCACTGGAATTTCTGCCTCACAAAAAACGGCTCTATTTGCAGCCATGAAGCAATTAGCGGCTGAGGGCAAATCGATTATTTTTGTCTCCCATAAATTGGAAGATGTCGAGGAATTGTGCAATGAGGTGACGGTGCTGCGGCAGGGAAAGGTGATGGGCAACCTGCCGATTCCGGTTCCCGACAGTCAACTGATTGATTTGATGTTCGGACGGGAACTGGCTCCTCCCCTCAAACCTGCCACTCGACGGGATGAAATCGCCCTGCAACTGACCGATGTTGTGATTGCCAGCGATCGCCTCACCATTGCCATCGATCAGCTCACGGTTTATCAGGGAGAAGTGATGGGACTGGCTGGGCTGGAGGGCAGCGGGCAGGAACTGTTACTGCTGCTGTGCGCTGGTCTGCTCAAAGCAAGCCAGGGCCAGATCCGAATTGATGGCAGAGACATGACCCACCAGCCTTACAAAGACTATCTGAAGCTGGGAGTGGGCTATTCCCCTGCCGATCGCTTACAGGATGGCCTAGTGCGGAGCTTAACGATTCAGGAGCATGTGGCCCTCCGTACCCCGAAACGCCGCCTGTTTGTGGATTGGAAAGATGCCCTGGCTCGCACGCAGCAAGCGATCGCCCTGTTTAATATTCGCGGCAAAGCCACCACCCCAGTCGAACGCTTATCCGGTGGCAACCAGCAGCGCACCCAACTGGCCCTGCTCCCCGTGCCCCTTAACCTGCTGCTGATGGAACATCCCACCCGTGGTCTGGATATTGAATCCACACTCTGGGTGTGGCAGCAACTGATTGCCCGTTGTGAAGGCGGAACCGCCATTCTGTTCATATCCTCTGACCTGGATGAAATTATGCAATACAGCGATCGCGTGATTGTCTTCAGTGGGGGACGCCTTTCCCAACCCATGGATGTCACTCAACTGACGGTGGAAAAATTGGGGCAATTAATTGGCGGACGCTTTAATGATTCCGTTCAGTCCGGATCGGTTCATGCTTAA
- the trxB gene encoding thioredoxin-disulfide reductase: protein MSTPTIENVVIIGSGPAGYTAAIYAARANLKPFVFEGFQAGGLPGGQLMTTTEVENFPGFPDGITGPMLMTRMKEQALRWGAELVTEDVTEVDFSQRPFVIRSESWELRSHSVIIATGATAKRLGLASEHQFWSRGISACAICDGATPIFRSAELAVVGGGDSAAEEAVYLTKYGSHVHLLVRSDKMRASKAMQDRVLNNDKITVHWNTEVLDVFGEADHLKGVKLKNKQTGAESELYVKGLFYAIGHTPNTALFKGQLELDDIGYIVTRPGSVETSVEGVFAAGDVQDHEFRQAITAAGTGCMAAMLAERWLSSNGLVQEFHQTKEAETRPAATPDKKSEAEQSSEFDPTKTRHEGSYALRKLYHESDRPILVLYSSPQCGPCHTLKPILSKVIDEFDGQIHYINIDIEQDPEIAEAAGVVGTPTVHLFKLKDKVGELKGVKQKSQYRELIQANL from the coding sequence ATGAGTACTCCAACCATTGAAAATGTTGTGATTATTGGCTCTGGGCCAGCGGGCTATACTGCTGCCATCTATGCAGCTCGTGCGAACTTGAAACCGTTCGTGTTTGAAGGATTTCAGGCCGGAGGATTGCCAGGTGGCCAACTGATGACCACCACGGAGGTAGAAAATTTTCCTGGTTTTCCAGATGGCATTACGGGGCCGATGCTGATGACTCGGATGAAAGAGCAGGCACTCCGCTGGGGAGCAGAACTGGTAACCGAAGATGTGACCGAGGTAGATTTTAGTCAACGTCCTTTTGTGATTCGGTCAGAAAGTTGGGAACTGCGATCGCACAGTGTCATTATCGCCACTGGAGCCACCGCCAAACGATTAGGATTGGCCAGTGAACATCAATTTTGGAGTCGAGGAATTTCGGCCTGTGCCATCTGCGACGGGGCGACTCCCATTTTCCGATCTGCGGAATTAGCAGTTGTGGGAGGCGGAGATTCAGCCGCTGAAGAAGCCGTTTATCTAACCAAGTACGGCTCCCATGTACATTTGCTGGTGCGGAGTGACAAGATGCGAGCCAGTAAAGCCATGCAGGATCGGGTGTTGAACAACGACAAAATTACAGTGCATTGGAACACAGAAGTTTTGGATGTGTTCGGTGAAGCGGATCACCTGAAAGGTGTGAAGCTGAAAAATAAGCAGACCGGCGCAGAGAGTGAGCTATATGTGAAAGGCTTGTTTTATGCGATCGGTCACACACCCAATACCGCTCTCTTCAAAGGTCAGCTTGAACTAGATGACATTGGTTATATTGTGACCCGGCCCGGTTCAGTCGAAACCAGTGTGGAAGGGGTCTTTGCAGCAGGAGACGTACAGGATCACGAATTCCGGCAGGCGATTACGGCGGCAGGAACAGGCTGTATGGCGGCGATGCTGGCCGAGCGCTGGCTGTCTTCTAATGGGTTAGTGCAAGAGTTCCACCAGACCAAGGAAGCAGAAACCCGTCCTGCAGCCACTCCAGACAAGAAAAGCGAAGCTGAACAGTCCTCTGAATTTGATCCGACCAAGACTCGTCATGAAGGTAGCTATGCGTTGCGGAAGCTTTATCATGAGAGCGATCGACCAATTCTCGTGCTTTATTCTTCACCCCAATGCGGCCCCTGCCACACCCTTAAACCGATTTTGAGTAAGGTGATTGATGAATTTGATGGCCAGATCCACTACATCAACATCGATATTGAGCAAGACCCAGAGATTGCCGAAGCTGCAGGTGTTGTGGGAACTCCCACGGTTCACCTGTTCAAGTTGAAGGATAAAGTGGGTGAATTGAAGGGCGTGAAGCAGAAAAGCCAGTATCGGGAACTGATCCAGGCCAACCTTTGA
- a CDS encoding response regulator: MTKRILIIDDDPDILAVAQLALETIGEWDVITALSGKEGIELAREERPDAILLDVMMPEMDGIATLRVLQSGSETASIPVILMTAKVQPADQQRFANLGVVATIVKPFKAMQLSTQISELLGWQS; encoded by the coding sequence GTGACTAAACGCATTCTGATTATTGATGATGACCCAGACATTCTTGCCGTGGCTCAACTGGCGTTGGAAACGATCGGGGAATGGGACGTAATCACCGCCCTTTCTGGTAAGGAAGGCATTGAGCTGGCCAGGGAGGAACGCCCAGACGCGATTTTGCTGGATGTGATGATGCCTGAAATGGACGGCATTGCCACCTTGCGGGTGCTGCAATCAGGGTCTGAAACTGCCTCCATTCCGGTGATTCTCATGACTGCAAAAGTGCAACCTGCGGATCAGCAGCGATTTGCCAACTTGGGAGTGGTTGCCACAATCGTTAAACCCTTCAAGGCAATGCAATTATCTACCCAGATCTCTGAATTATTGGGATGGCAATCTTAA
- a CDS encoding ABC transporter permease, protein MSKTLYYQVGAILISLVFVGIVILLAGGHPIAVISNIWVGAFGTPDRLGRVLATLVPLMLCTSGLLFTFTAGLYNLGIEGEITLGAIATTFVLRLTQDNLPPSLAILLAILAGGLGGALWGVLAGVLNIYGRVNEIFAGLGLNFAADGLALYLIFGPWKKEGVASMSGTEPFKDSVWLPTIAGTVASPIALLIAIAAVIMTLIVLRGTYFGLQLRAVGQNLRASYVLGIPSIRQLMSAFAICGALAGLAGALQVLAIFHRLIPSISSNLGFLSLLIAMLIGLNGWLIIPVAFFFSALNVGSLQLPLALNLESALAGVIQGTLVLFVLLGRGFSETNLLPALYQRGRSLLAPHQPKILPEE, encoded by the coding sequence ATGTCGAAAACTCTTTATTATCAGGTTGGTGCTATTCTCATTTCCCTGGTGTTTGTGGGGATTGTGATTCTCCTGGCAGGCGGTCATCCGATCGCAGTCATTTCCAACATCTGGGTCGGGGCATTTGGCACCCCCGATCGCCTTGGACGAGTCCTGGCTACCCTGGTGCCACTCATGCTCTGTACCAGTGGCTTACTGTTCACCTTCACCGCCGGACTCTACAACCTGGGGATTGAAGGCGAGATTACGCTGGGGGCGATCGCCACGACCTTCGTTCTGCGGCTCACTCAGGATAATCTGCCGCCCTCTCTGGCCATTCTTCTGGCCATTCTGGCAGGTGGTTTGGGTGGGGCGCTGTGGGGCGTGTTAGCCGGAGTTTTGAATATCTATGGGCGTGTGAATGAGATTTTTGCCGGATTGGGATTGAACTTTGCGGCGGATGGATTGGCGCTGTATCTCATCTTTGGTCCCTGGAAAAAGGAGGGAGTGGCCTCTATGAGCGGCACCGAACCTTTCAAAGATTCTGTCTGGTTGCCCACCATTGCAGGAACAGTAGCCAGCCCGATCGCATTGCTGATTGCGATCGCAGCCGTGATTATGACGTTAATTGTGCTGCGGGGTACCTACTTCGGCTTACAACTGCGGGCCGTGGGGCAGAATCTGCGGGCTTCTTATGTACTGGGTATTCCATCTATTCGGCAACTGATGAGTGCCTTTGCTATCTGCGGTGCTTTAGCTGGATTAGCCGGAGCCTTACAGGTACTGGCTATCTTCCATCGTCTGATTCCCAGTATTTCCAGTAACCTCGGCTTTCTCTCGCTGCTGATTGCCATGTTGATTGGTCTGAACGGTTGGTTAATTATTCCTGTCGCCTTCTTTTTCAGTGCCCTCAACGTCGGCAGTTTACAACTCCCCCTGGCCCTCAACCTCGAATCCGCCCTGGCTGGTGTAATCCAGGGAACGCTTGTGTTGTTTGTGCTCCTGGGACGCGGATTTAGTGAGACGAATCTACTGCCTGCTCTGTATCAACGCGGGCGATCGCTCCTGGCACCGCATCAGCCAAAGATTTTGCCAGAGGAATAA